From the Pongo pygmaeus isolate AG05252 chromosome X, NHGRI_mPonPyg2-v2.0_pri, whole genome shotgun sequence genome, one window contains:
- the AWAT2 gene encoding acyl-CoA wax alcohol acyltransferase 2 — protein MLLPSKKDLKTALDVFAVFQWCLSALLITTTVIVVNLYLVVFTPYWPVTVLILTWLAFDWKTPQQGGRRFTFVRHWRLWKHYSDYFPLKLLKTHDICPSRNYILVCHPHGILANGWFGHFSTEASGFSKIFPGITPYILTLGAFFWVPFLREYVMSTGACSVSQSSIDFLLTHKGTGNMVIVVAGGLAECRYSLPGSSTLVLKNRSGFVRMALQHGVALIPTYAFGETDLYDQHIFTPGGFVNRFQKWFQSMVHIYPCAFYGRGFTKNSWGLLPYSRPVTTIVGEPLPMPKIENPSQEIVAKYHTLYIDALRKLFDQHKTKFGISETQELEII, from the exons CAACCACTGTGATTGTTGTCAACCTCTACCTGGTGGTGTTCACACCATACTGGCCTGTCACTGTGCTTATTCTCACCTGGCTGGCTTTTGACTGGAAGACCCCTCAGCAAG GCGGCCGCCGGTTTACCTTTGTGAGGCACTGGCGCCTGTGGAAACACTACAGCGATTATTTCCCTCTCAAG cttctgaAGACTCATGACATCTGCCCCAGCCGCAATTACATCCTCGTCTGCCACCCTCATGGGATCTTGGCCAATGGATGGTTTGGCCACTTTTCCACAGAGGCCTCAGGCTTCTCCAAGATATTTCCTGGCATCACCCCTTACATACTCACACTGGGAGCCTTTTTCTGGGTACCTTTCCTCAGAGAATATGTAATGTCTACAG GGGCCTGCTCTGTGAGTCAATCCTCCATTGACTTTCTGCTGACTCATAAAGGCACAGGCAACATGGTCATTGTGGTGGCTGGTGGACTGGCTGAGTGCAGATACAGCCTGCCAGGCTCTTCTACCCTGGTGTTGAAGAACCGGTCTGGCTTTGTGCGCATGGCCCTTCAGCATGG GGTGGCTCTAATACCTACCTATGCCTTTGGGGAGACGGACCTCTATGATCAGCACATTTTCACTCCTGGTGGCTTTGTCAACCGCTTCCAGAAGTGGTTCCAGAGCATGGTACACATCTACCCTTGTGCTTTCTATGGACGTGGCTTCACCAAGAACTCCTGGGGCCTTCTGCCCTATAGTCGGCCTGTAACCACCATCG TCGGGGAGCCTCTACCAATGCCCAAGATTGAGAATCCAAGCCAGGAGATCGTGGCTAAATATCACACACTCTATATTGATGCCCTACGTAAACTGTTTGACCAGCATAAGACCAAGTTTGGTATCTCAGagacccaggagctggagataaTTTGA